Proteins encoded in a region of the Gulosibacter sediminis genome:
- a CDS encoding NAD(P)/FAD-dependent oxidoreductase has product MHDRIARSFWIDRAPKRAPRPSLHGNQHTDLLIIGGGYTGLWSALLAAEREPGRRITLLEGGTIGHAASGRNGGFVEPSISHGIGNALERWPEQASEIARLSDENFEGMRADVARHGIACDWTEAGNLTFARTQWQADALEDFAPEATAHGEPTTFIGPDRIGEFTKSPAYVAATHTSAGATVDPYKLALGLLDAVLAAGVEVYEHSIVRRLDHASELRAHTERGSIRAKQVVLATNAYPPLLRRLAGVTVPVYDYALMTEPLSDEQFERIGWTGQEGLSDAGNQFHYYRKTDDGRILWGGYDAVYYFGSRRSESLTQRAETFATLERNFFATYPQLEGVRFTHQWGGMIDTSTQFCVTSDVVSRGRIAYAVGFTGLGVAATRFGAQVMLDQLTGEQTDRLALDLVRKHPLRFPPEPARALGVNLSRWSMAREDETGRRNLWLRTMDAVGLGFDS; this is encoded by the coding sequence ATGCACGACCGTATTGCTCGCTCATTCTGGATCGATCGCGCACCGAAGCGCGCCCCGCGCCCGTCGCTGCACGGCAATCAGCACACCGACCTGCTCATCATCGGCGGCGGCTACACCGGCCTCTGGTCGGCCCTGCTTGCGGCCGAACGCGAACCCGGCCGCCGCATCACCCTGCTCGAGGGCGGCACGATCGGCCACGCAGCGAGCGGCCGCAACGGTGGCTTTGTCGAGCCGAGCATCAGCCACGGCATTGGCAACGCGCTCGAACGCTGGCCCGAGCAGGCGAGCGAGATCGCGCGCCTCAGCGACGAAAACTTCGAGGGGATGCGCGCCGACGTCGCCCGTCACGGCATCGCGTGCGACTGGACCGAGGCCGGCAACCTCACGTTCGCGCGCACGCAGTGGCAGGCGGATGCGCTCGAAGACTTCGCGCCCGAGGCGACGGCGCACGGCGAGCCGACGACCTTCATCGGGCCCGATCGCATCGGTGAGTTCACGAAGTCGCCCGCCTACGTCGCCGCGACGCACACGTCGGCCGGCGCGACTGTCGACCCGTACAAGCTCGCCCTCGGTCTACTGGATGCGGTGCTCGCGGCGGGCGTCGAGGTGTACGAACACAGCATCGTGCGTCGACTTGACCACGCGAGCGAGCTGCGGGCGCACACCGAGCGGGGGAGCATCCGAGCGAAGCAGGTCGTGCTCGCGACGAACGCGTATCCGCCGCTGCTGCGCCGCCTCGCGGGTGTGACGGTGCCGGTGTACGACTATGCGCTCATGACCGAGCCGCTGAGCGACGAGCAGTTCGAGCGCATCGGCTGGACGGGCCAGGAGGGGCTTTCGGATGCGGGCAATCAGTTCCACTACTACCGCAAGACCGACGACGGCCGTATTCTCTGGGGCGGCTACGACGCCGTCTACTACTTCGGCTCGCGCCGCAGCGAGTCACTGACGCAGCGCGCCGAGACGTTCGCGACCCTCGAGCGCAACTTCTTCGCGACGTATCCGCAGCTCGAGGGCGTGCGGTTCACACACCAGTGGGGTGGCATGATCGACACGTCGACGCAGTTCTGCGTGACGAGCGATGTCGTGTCGCGCGGGCGCATCGCGTACGCGGTCGGGTTCACGGGGCTCGGCGTCGCCGCCACGCGCTTCGGCGCGCAGGTGATGCTCGACCAGCTCACGGGGGAGCAGACCGACCGTCTCGCGCTCGATCTCGTGCGCAAGCATCCGCTGCGGTTCCCGCCCGAACCGGCCCGCGCGCTCGGCGTCAACCTCTCGCGCTGGTCGATGGCGCGCGAGGATGAAACGGGGCGGCGAAACCTCTGGCTGCGCACGATGGATGCGGTCGGGCTCGGCTTCGATTCGTAG
- the nrdE gene encoding class 1b ribonucleoside-diphosphate reductase subunit alpha, producing MLNLYDAEGRIQFDKDREAAREYFLQHVNQNTVFFHDLEERLTYLVDNEYYEGGVIEQYSLEFIGQLRDRAYRAKFRFPTFLGAFKFYTSYALKTFDGQRYLERFEDRVLMVALGLAQGDEKLATALVDEMVSGRFQPATPTFLNVGKKQRGEFVSCFLLRIEDNMESIGRSINSALQLSKRGGGVAFSLSNVREAGAPIKHIENQSSGIIPIMKLLEDSFSYANQLGARQGAGAVYLSAHHPDIMRFLDTKRENADEKIRIKTLSLGVVIPDITFQLAKRKEPMYLFSPYDVEREYGKPFGDISITEHYYEMVDNAKIRKHKIDARQFFQTLAEIQFESGYPYIVYEDTVNRANPIEGRINMSNLCSEILQVNSPSTYHDDLSYDHIGEDISCNLGSMNIALAMDSDSLGKAVGTAIRALTAVSDMSSIDSVPSIREGNDGSHAIGLGQMNLHGYLGRERIHYGSEEGLDFTNMYFYTVVYHAIRESMEIARERGVRFRGFENSKYASGEFFDKYTEQEWTPKTERVRELFAEHHIPTQDDWRELKALVQQHGMYNRNLQAVPPTGSISYINNSTSSIHPIASKIEIRKEGKIGRVYYPAPFMDNDNLEYFEDAYEIGPEKIIDTYAEATQHVDQGMSLTLFFKDTATTRDINKTQIYAWTKGIKTIYYIRLRQLALEGTEVEGCVSCML from the coding sequence ATGCTGAACCTCTACGACGCCGAGGGGCGAATTCAGTTCGACAAGGACCGTGAGGCGGCGCGCGAGTACTTCCTGCAGCACGTCAACCAGAACACCGTGTTCTTCCACGACCTCGAAGAACGCCTCACCTACCTCGTCGACAACGAGTACTACGAGGGTGGCGTCATCGAGCAGTACTCGCTCGAGTTCATTGGTCAGCTGCGCGACCGCGCCTACCGCGCGAAGTTCCGCTTCCCGACCTTCCTCGGTGCGTTCAAGTTCTACACCTCGTACGCGCTGAAGACCTTCGATGGCCAGCGCTACCTCGAGCGCTTCGAGGACCGCGTGCTCATGGTCGCGCTCGGCCTCGCGCAGGGCGACGAAAAGCTCGCCACCGCGCTCGTCGACGAGATGGTCTCGGGCCGCTTCCAGCCGGCCACCCCGACCTTCCTCAACGTCGGTAAGAAGCAGCGCGGCGAGTTTGTCTCGTGCTTCCTCCTGCGCATCGAAGACAACATGGAGTCGATCGGTCGCTCGATCAACTCTGCCCTGCAGCTCTCGAAGCGCGGCGGCGGCGTCGCCTTCAGCCTGAGCAACGTGCGTGAGGCCGGCGCCCCGATCAAGCACATCGAGAACCAGTCGAGCGGAATCATCCCGATCATGAAGCTGCTCGAAGACAGCTTCAGCTACGCGAACCAGCTCGGCGCTCGCCAGGGCGCGGGCGCGGTGTACCTCAGCGCGCACCACCCCGACATCATGCGCTTCCTCGACACGAAGCGTGAGAACGCCGACGAGAAGATCCGCATCAAGACGCTGTCGCTCGGCGTCGTGATTCCCGACATCACGTTCCAGCTCGCGAAGCGCAAGGAACCGATGTACCTCTTCTCGCCGTACGACGTCGAGCGCGAGTACGGCAAGCCGTTCGGCGACATCTCGATCACCGAGCACTACTACGAGATGGTCGACAACGCGAAGATCCGCAAGCATAAGATCGACGCGCGCCAGTTCTTCCAGACCCTCGCCGAGATTCAGTTCGAGTCGGGCTACCCGTACATCGTGTACGAAGACACCGTGAACCGTGCGAACCCCATCGAGGGCCGCATCAACATGTCGAACCTCTGCAGCGAGATCCTCCAGGTCAACTCGCCGTCGACCTATCACGACGACCTCTCGTACGACCACATCGGCGAGGACATCTCGTGCAACCTCGGCTCGATGAACATCGCGCTCGCGATGGACTCGGACAGCCTTGGCAAGGCCGTCGGCACGGCGATCCGCGCGCTCACCGCGGTGAGCGACATGTCGAGCATCGACTCGGTGCCGTCGATCCGCGAGGGCAACGACGGTTCACACGCCATCGGCCTCGGCCAGATGAACCTGCACGGCTACCTCGGTCGCGAGCGCATCCACTACGGCTCCGAAGAGGGCCTCGACTTCACGAACATGTACTTCTACACGGTCGTGTACCACGCGATCCGTGAGTCGATGGAGATCGCGCGTGAGCGCGGCGTGCGCTTCCGCGGCTTCGAGAACTCGAAGTACGCGTCGGGCGAGTTCTTCGACAAGTACACCGAGCAGGAGTGGACGCCGAAGACCGAGCGCGTGCGCGAGCTGTTCGCCGAGCACCACATCCCGACGCAGGATGACTGGCGCGAGCTCAAGGCCCTCGTGCAGCAGCACGGCATGTACAACCGCAACCTGCAGGCGGTGCCGCCGACCGGTTCGATCTCGTACATCAACAACTCGACCTCGTCGATCCACCCGATCGCCTCGAAGATCGAGATCCGCAAGGAAGGCAAGATCGGCCGCGTCTACTACCCAGCGCCGTTCATGGACAACGACAACCTCGAGTACTTCGAGGATGCCTACGAAATCGGCCCCGAGAAGATCATCGACACCTACGCCGAGGCGACGCAGCACGTCGACCAAGGCATGTCGCTGACGCTCTTCTTCAAGGACACCGCGACGACCCGCGACATCAACAAGACGCAGATCTACGCATGGACCAAGGGCATCAAGACGATCTACTACATCCGCCTGCGCCAGCTCGCGCTCGAGGGCACCGAGGTCGAGGGCTGCGTCAGCTGCATGCTCTAA
- a CDS encoding ABC transporter permease codes for MAIATQSRGAKIGAALGRWAIPVLGGLAFLYLLLPIAYIFVFSFNEPARTNLTWRGFTFENWANPCGAPGVCQSVGVSIQIGLVATLIALVLGTLLAYGLDRFAFKFRDSMGFLIYLPLTTPDVVLGASLLAFFLNVGLELGFWTIVIAHSVFCMSFVIVTIRARIATLNPSIEEAGRDLYGSPAQVFLRVTLPQLIPGILAAGLLSFAMSFDDFIITNFNSGTVETFPKFVYVAAARGIPAEANVIGSAMFLIAVLVVVLGQVVPWLQKRRMRAATEVPTTTRALSRR; via the coding sequence ATGGCTATCGCAACTCAAAGCCGCGGCGCGAAGATCGGCGCCGCGCTCGGACGCTGGGCGATCCCCGTGCTCGGCGGACTCGCGTTTCTCTACCTGCTGCTGCCGATCGCGTACATCTTCGTGTTCTCGTTCAACGAACCGGCGCGCACGAACCTCACGTGGCGCGGCTTCACATTCGAGAACTGGGCGAACCCGTGTGGTGCGCCGGGCGTGTGTCAGTCGGTCGGGGTGTCGATCCAGATCGGCCTCGTGGCGACCCTCATCGCGCTCGTGCTCGGCACACTCCTCGCCTACGGACTCGACCGCTTCGCGTTCAAGTTCCGCGACTCGATGGGCTTTCTCATCTACCTGCCGCTCACGACCCCCGACGTCGTGCTCGGCGCATCTCTGCTCGCGTTCTTCCTCAACGTCGGCCTCGAGCTCGGGTTCTGGACGATCGTCATCGCGCACTCGGTGTTCTGCATGTCGTTCGTGATCGTGACGATTCGGGCGCGCATCGCGACGCTGAATCCGTCGATTGAGGAGGCCGGCCGCGACCTCTACGGATCGCCAGCCCAGGTGTTCCTGCGGGTCACGCTGCCGCAGCTCATCCCCGGCATCCTCGCCGCCGGCCTGTTGTCATTCGCGATGAGCTTCGATGACTTCATCATCACGAACTTCAACTCAGGCACGGTCGAGACGTTCCCGAAGTTCGTGTACGTCGCGGCGGCCCGTGGCATCCCGGCCGAGGCGAACGTCATCGGCTCGGCGATGTTCCTCATCGCCGTGCTCGTGGTCGTGCTCGGCCAGGTCGTGCCGTGGCTGCAAAAGCGCCGGATGCGGGCGGCCACCGAGGTGCCAACAACCACCCGAGCCCTCTCCCGCCGCTAA
- the nrdI gene encoding class Ib ribonucleoside-diphosphate reductase assembly flavoprotein NrdI: protein MSGLVYFSSASGNTHRFLTKLGREARRIPLFTYEPTILADEPYVLIVPTYGGGTPKTAVPKQVIKFLNLPENRELLRGVIGAGNTNFGRAYGLAADVIAAKCQVPVLYRFELFGTPEDVQNVNKGLDQFWQQQPTLATT, encoded by the coding sequence ATGTCTGGCCTCGTGTATTTCTCGAGTGCTTCGGGAAACACGCACCGGTTTCTGACCAAGCTGGGGCGCGAGGCCAGGCGCATCCCTCTCTTTACCTACGAACCCACGATCCTCGCCGACGAGCCCTATGTGCTCATCGTTCCCACCTACGGCGGGGGTACACCGAAAACCGCGGTACCCAAGCAGGTCATTAAGTTCTTGAACCTCCCAGAGAATCGGGAGCTGCTGCGCGGCGTCATCGGCGCCGGGAACACCAACTTCGGTCGGGCCTACGGTCTGGCAGCCGACGTCATCGCGGCGAAATGCCAGGTACCCGTGCTCTACCGCTTCGAACTCTTCGGCACTCCAGAAGATGTGCAGAACGTCAACAAGGGATTGGACCAGTTTTGGCAACAGCAACCGACGCTCGCGACGACGTGA
- a CDS encoding TetR/AcrR family transcriptional regulator: protein MTSPGAAPAAGTERNRRRDLLIAFADLVLEEGERAATLDAVAARAGVSKGGLLYHFPSQRKLRHGLAEFYLQQLDLEIEELLASGESPARWYLRTSSDYLSELERITAALVAIENTSTDEIRETLQRGRDRWAELIRDELGDDLTVVVIQLGDGIAYNAQVDGTGDAGGSASEFGTSARAERLLDALREYRASESMS from the coding sequence ATGACTTCGCCAGGAGCAGCACCCGCAGCCGGCACCGAGCGAAACCGACGTCGCGATCTCCTCATCGCGTTCGCCGATCTCGTGCTCGAAGAGGGCGAACGCGCCGCGACCCTCGACGCCGTCGCCGCCCGGGCCGGCGTCTCGAAGGGCGGCCTGCTCTATCACTTCCCGAGCCAGCGAAAACTTCGGCACGGACTCGCCGAGTTCTACCTCCAGCAGCTCGATCTCGAGATCGAAGAGCTGCTGGCCTCAGGCGAGTCGCCCGCGCGCTGGTACCTGCGCACCTCATCCGACTATCTCAGCGAGCTCGAGCGCATCACCGCCGCGCTCGTCGCGATCGAAAACACGAGCACCGACGAGATTCGCGAGACACTGCAGCGCGGACGCGACCGGTGGGCAGAGCTCATCCGCGACGAGCTCGGCGATGACCTCACGGTCGTCGTGATCCAGCTCGGCGACGGCATCGCCTACAACGCGCAGGTCGACGGCACCGGGGATGCGGGCGGCAGCGCGAGCGAATTTGGCACCTCGGCGCGTGCCGAGCGCCTGCTGGATGCGCTGCGCGAGTATCGCGCGAGCGAATCCATGTCCTAG
- a CDS encoding Mur ligase family protein has translation MSYNPARPEGLPATRLAAIAQAVGATFADPTATNGDVEVNGVSSSTNTVVAGSLFVALPGARTHGGKFAGKAAESGATAVLTDPTGVELASETGLPVLVHPDPRAVLGQVAALVYGTHRDSPVLIGVTGTNGKTTTAYLVDALLRALDIRSGLSGTVERRIGDTSITTRDSGRLTTPEADDLHALNAAFRLAEVEAAAIEVSAQAITHHRIDGLFFSSAIFTNFAQDHLDDYGTMDNYFASKLALFTPDRVGHAVTLVDDEWGARLANEAKVPVTTISTDAQTAADWHVTTREVELDRTEFTLTSPDGRSLTSWVNQPGSFVAVDLALAVVALVEAGFAFDRFLAALDTERGVEFTLPGRLDPVNPGGSGPRVYVDYGHTPASFAAVLTTLRQFTKGRLFMVFGADGDRDQTKRPDMARSAAIADVVVVTDYNPRFEDPAAIRKTLVDTLHTEFPDREVYEIGDSAEGIAKAVSLANENDIIFVGGHGHRQDVEVRGTLVPYSVKDAVRDALRASGWDA, from the coding sequence ATGAGTTACAACCCCGCACGCCCCGAAGGTCTTCCCGCGACACGCCTTGCAGCGATCGCCCAGGCCGTCGGCGCGACTTTTGCCGACCCCACAGCCACCAACGGTGACGTGGAGGTGAACGGTGTTTCGAGCTCGACCAACACTGTCGTCGCGGGCTCGCTCTTTGTCGCACTCCCCGGCGCACGCACGCACGGTGGGAAGTTCGCGGGCAAGGCGGCCGAATCCGGTGCCACCGCGGTACTCACCGACCCGACCGGCGTCGAGCTCGCGAGCGAGACAGGCCTGCCAGTGCTCGTGCATCCGGACCCCCGCGCGGTGCTCGGCCAGGTGGCCGCGCTCGTCTACGGCACGCACCGCGACTCCCCCGTGCTCATCGGCGTGACCGGCACGAACGGCAAGACCACCACCGCCTACCTCGTCGACGCCCTCCTGCGCGCGCTCGACATTCGCAGCGGCCTCTCAGGCACGGTCGAACGTCGCATCGGCGACACGAGCATCACGACCCGCGACTCCGGCCGCCTCACGACGCCCGAGGCCGACGACCTGCACGCGCTGAACGCCGCCTTCCGCCTCGCCGAGGTCGAAGCCGCCGCGATCGAGGTGTCGGCGCAGGCGATCACGCATCACCGCATCGATGGCCTGTTCTTCTCGAGCGCCATCTTCACGAACTTCGCACAGGACCACCTCGACGACTACGGCACGATGGACAACTACTTCGCGTCGAAGCTCGCGCTGTTTACGCCCGACCGGGTCGGCCACGCCGTCACCCTCGTCGATGACGAGTGGGGTGCTCGGCTCGCGAACGAGGCGAAGGTGCCAGTCACGACGATCAGCACGGATGCGCAGACCGCGGCCGACTGGCACGTCACGACCCGAGAGGTCGAGCTCGACCGCACCGAGTTCACGCTCACCTCGCCCGACGGCCGCTCGCTCACAAGCTGGGTCAATCAGCCCGGCTCGTTCGTCGCCGTCGACCTCGCGCTCGCCGTCGTCGCCCTCGTCGAGGCCGGCTTTGCCTTCGACCGCTTCCTCGCGGCCCTCGACACCGAGCGTGGCGTCGAGTTCACGCTGCCCGGCCGCCTTGACCCCGTCAACCCGGGCGGCTCCGGCCCCCGCGTGTACGTCGACTACGGCCACACGCCTGCCTCGTTCGCGGCCGTGCTCACGACGCTGCGCCAGTTCACGAAGGGCCGCCTGTTCATGGTGTTCGGCGCCGATGGCGACCGTGACCAGACGAAGCGCCCCGACATGGCCCGCTCGGCAGCGATCGCCGACGTCGTTGTCGTCACCGACTACAACCCGCGCTTCGAAGACCCCGCGGCGATCCGCAAGACGCTCGTCGACACGCTCCACACCGAGTTCCCCGACCGCGAGGTCTACGAGATCGGCGACTCAGCCGAGGGCATCGCCAAGGCCGTATCGCTCGCGAACGAGAATGACATCATCTTTGTCGGCGGCCACGGCCACCGTCAGGATGTCGAGGTGCGCGGAACGCTCGTGCCCTACTCGGTCAAGGACGCCGTCCGCGACGCCCTGCGCGCATCCGGTTGGGACGCGTAA
- a CDS encoding GrpB family protein has protein sequence MPSAAEILEFADDEPPVGQSPWVVPQTREPIVVAEPDPEWPRRFDELDARIRTALGGRVLALEHVGSTSVPGLPAKPVIDADLIVADPGDEAGWLPALEQAGFVLTVREPWWHEHRLVKHADPIANVHAFSPDSPEPWKHRIFRDHLRRDDGDRERYAEVKREASRLATAGAETVMEYNARKQAYIREIYARAFAAAGY, from the coding sequence GTGCCGAGTGCTGCTGAGATTCTTGAGTTTGCCGACGACGAGCCGCCCGTCGGCCAGTCGCCGTGGGTGGTGCCGCAGACGCGCGAGCCGATTGTCGTCGCCGAGCCCGACCCCGAATGGCCGCGACGGTTCGACGAACTCGACGCGCGCATCCGTACTGCGCTTGGAGGGCGCGTGCTCGCGCTCGAGCACGTCGGGTCGACCTCGGTGCCTGGGCTTCCGGCGAAGCCGGTGATTGACGCCGACCTCATCGTCGCCGATCCCGGGGATGAGGCGGGCTGGCTACCGGCGCTTGAGCAAGCCGGCTTCGTGCTCACGGTGCGCGAGCCCTGGTGGCACGAGCACCGCCTGGTCAAGCATGCGGATCCCATTGCGAACGTGCACGCCTTCTCACCCGATTCGCCCGAGCCGTGGAAGCACCGGATCTTCCGCGACCACCTACGTCGCGACGACGGCGACCGGGAGCGCTATGCCGAGGTGAAGCGCGAGGCATCGCGCCTGGCCACGGCCGGCGCCGAGACCGTCATGGAATACAACGCGCGCAAGCAGGCGTACATCCGCGAAATCTACGCGCGCGCGTTTGCTGCGGCCGGGTATTAG
- the nrdH gene encoding glutaredoxin-like protein NrdH produces the protein MTVSVYSKPSCVQCTATYRALDNQGIEYEVFDVSADDKALEAVKALGYLQAPVVVTEDDSWSGFRPDKITELAQLRSA, from the coding sequence ATGACCGTTTCCGTGTACAGCAAGCCCTCCTGCGTTCAGTGCACCGCGACCTACCGTGCCCTCGACAACCAGGGCATCGAGTACGAAGTCTTCGATGTGTCGGCTGACGACAAGGCGCTCGAGGCCGTCAAGGCGCTCGGGTACCTCCAGGCGCCCGTCGTCGTGACCGAGGACGACTCGTGGTCGGGCTTCCGCCCCGACAAGATCACCGAGCTCGCGCAGCTGCGCAGCGCATAA
- the nrdF gene encoding class 1b ribonucleoside-diphosphate reductase subunit beta: MGDHLLTHVEAINWNRIQDDKDLEVWNRLTNNFWLPEKVPLSNDIQSWATLTEDEQRLTMRVFTGLTLLDTLQGTVGAISLIPDAVTSHEEAVYTNIAFMESVHAKSYSSIFSTLANTPQIDDAFRWSRENPLLQKKAQIVLDHYHGDDPLKKKVASTLLESFLFYSGFYLPMYWSSHAKLTNTADLIRLIIRDEAVHGYYIGYKYQQGLERESQERRDELKDWTFGLMYELYENEVAYTHDLYDGVGWSEDVKKFLHYNANKALMNLGYEAMFPSTVTDVNPAILSALSPNADENHDFFSGSGSSYVIGKAENTEDDDWAF; this comes from the coding sequence ATGGGTGATCACCTGCTCACGCACGTGGAGGCAATCAACTGGAACCGGATCCAGGATGATAAAGATCTTGAGGTCTGGAACCGGCTGACCAACAACTTCTGGCTGCCCGAGAAGGTGCCGCTGTCGAACGACATTCAGTCGTGGGCGACGCTGACCGAAGACGAGCAGCGCCTCACGATGCGCGTGTTTACGGGGCTCACCCTGCTTGACACGCTGCAGGGCACCGTGGGTGCAATCTCACTGATTCCCGACGCCGTGACCTCGCACGAGGAGGCCGTCTACACGAACATCGCGTTCATGGAGTCGGTGCACGCGAAGAGCTACTCGTCGATCTTCTCGACGCTCGCGAACACGCCGCAGATCGACGACGCGTTCCGCTGGTCGCGGGAGAACCCGCTGCTCCAGAAGAAGGCGCAGATCGTGCTCGACCACTACCACGGTGACGACCCGCTGAAGAAGAAGGTGGCCTCGACGCTGCTCGAGTCGTTCCTCTTCTACTCAGGCTTCTACCTGCCGATGTACTGGTCGTCGCACGCGAAGCTCACGAACACGGCCGATCTCATTCGCCTCATCATTCGCGACGAGGCCGTGCACGGGTACTACATCGGCTACAAGTACCAGCAGGGCCTCGAGCGCGAATCGCAGGAGCGTCGCGACGAGCTCAAGGACTGGACCTTCGGGCTCATGTACGAGCTTTACGAGAACGAGGTTGCCTACACGCACGACCTCTATGACGGGGTCGGCTGGTCAGAGGACGTCAAGAAGTTCCTCCACTACAACGCGAACAAGGCATTGATGAACCTCGGCTACGAGGCGATGTTCCCGTCGACCGTGACCGACGTGAACCCGGCGATCCTGTCGGCGCTCTCGCCGAACGCCGACGAGAACCACGACTTCTTCTCGGGTTCGGGCTCGTCGTACGTCATCGGCAAGGCCGAAAACACCGAGGACGACGACTGGGCGTTCTAG
- a CDS encoding MFS transporter, with translation MRHYFEVLRSRGVARLLFSQLAARFPTGMLAIGLLIHVEQRLGSYTAAGIVLAAFGIAEGIAGPLGGRLMSRFSMRGILVPTMLICALALGAIALVPMPTWLTAAVAFVAGITVPPVSSAVRTVYPTLVRGPKLVTLFSFDATLQELIWILGPLVTIGIGAIWGTSLTILIAAIVLLVGSVWFASAPEIGMVKIPPSPRRMGAVLRNPVVVIMCVVLMLTLSIWGAIDASIVAHYGHDSPITGVILAVSAVGSFAGGLLTGNLPMRRSSLTSRVFLAVVGTMLALLVAETPWLLAIALFVAGASCAPVIAVANASVSAKVRFSDTAEAFGWLATAIMFGSSLASSLAGIAIDHLGARGGLYVAAGLVTAAFLVAFATIRWHPDLRQASLEPKADTGAAPIIDLRQEI, from the coding sequence GTGCGTCACTATTTTGAGGTGCTGCGGTCGCGCGGAGTTGCCCGGCTCCTGTTCTCGCAGCTTGCTGCCCGCTTTCCCACCGGGATGCTCGCGATCGGGCTGCTCATTCACGTCGAGCAGCGCCTCGGCAGCTACACGGCCGCCGGTATCGTGCTCGCCGCGTTCGGCATCGCCGAGGGCATTGCCGGCCCGCTCGGCGGCCGCCTTATGAGTCGCTTCAGCATGCGCGGCATCCTCGTGCCCACCATGCTCATCTGCGCCCTCGCGCTCGGCGCGATCGCGCTCGTGCCGATGCCCACCTGGCTCACCGCCGCCGTGGCGTTCGTGGCCGGCATCACGGTACCGCCCGTGTCGTCCGCCGTGCGCACCGTCTACCCCACCCTCGTGCGCGGGCCGAAGCTCGTCACGCTCTTCTCGTTCGACGCGACGCTGCAGGAGCTCATCTGGATTCTCGGGCCGCTCGTCACGATCGGCATCGGCGCGATCTGGGGCACGAGCCTCACGATCCTCATCGCCGCGATCGTATTGCTCGTCGGCAGCGTCTGGTTCGCGAGCGCGCCGGAAATCGGCATGGTAAAGATTCCACCCTCGCCTCGGCGCATGGGCGCGGTGCTGCGCAACCCCGTCGTCGTCATCATGTGCGTCGTGCTCATGCTTACGCTGAGCATCTGGGGCGCCATCGACGCGTCGATCGTCGCGCACTACGGCCACGACTCCCCCATCACTGGAGTGATCCTCGCGGTCTCGGCGGTCGGCTCGTTCGCCGGCGGCCTACTCACCGGCAACCTGCCGATGCGCCGCAGCTCGCTCACCTCGCGCGTGTTCCTCGCCGTCGTCGGCACCATGCTCGCGCTCCTCGTCGCCGAGACGCCCTGGCTACTCGCGATCGCGCTGTTCGTCGCCGGCGCCTCCTGTGCGCCCGTCATCGCCGTCGCGAACGCGAGCGTCAGCGCGAAGGTGCGCTTCAGCGACACTGCCGAGGCCTTCGGCTGGCTCGCGACCGCGATCATGTTCGGTTCATCGCTCGCGAGCAGCCTCGCGGGCATCGCGATCGACCACCTCGGCGCGCGCGGCGGCCTCTACGTTGCCGCGGGCCTCGTCACCGCGGCCTTCCTCGTGGCGTTCGCGACCATCCGCTGGCACCCCGACCTGCGCCAGGCCAGCCTTGAACCGAAGGCCGATACCGGAGCAGCACCCATCATCGATCTCCGGCAGGAGATCTAG